In Nitrospirota bacterium, the DNA window TACCTCAGCAGCAGTCGGCTACGCCCCGCTTACAGGGACAGAGATAACAGTGCTTGAAACGGAGATGTACATGAACTCAAATGAGTTCAAGGAAAGATTCCCTGAGACCGGCGAGGATATAAAGATAATGGCATTCAGAAAGGATAGTGAACTTGCATTAACAGTAGCTATGCCGTTTATAGACAGGTACATAGCGGATGAATCCGATTACTTTATGAAGAAGGATATTGTGCATAAGGCGATAGAAGAATTTGTCCTTGATAAATGTATCAGTTCTGGTAAGGTTGTGGTATATTTTAACACCTTAGACAGAAAGGGAAGGGGGCTTAACGGTTTGTATCTTAGTGTTACAGGGACATCTGCTGAAGATGCCGATTCAGGCGAAGTTGGCCGCGGTAACAGGGTAAACGGGATAATTGCATTAAACAGGCCCTCAGCAGCAGAGGCCGCAGCAGGCAAAAACGGAGTAAGCCATATTGGGAAGATTTACAATATACTGACCCACAAAATGGCACATAAGATTTACGAGAGTGTTGACGGGATCAAGGAGATATATGTCTGGCTTGGAAGCCGGATAGGCAACCCTGTTGATCAGCCAGCTGTTATATCAGCACAGATATTACCTGAACACAAGGCATCTTTTGCAGCGGTGTCAAAAAAGGTAAAAGATGTAATAGATAGGGAGCTGTCGGAGATGGATGTTTTCTGTGATGAATTATTGGAAGGGAAGTATCCAGTTTGTTGATTGAGGAATGAAATCCCCCAACCTGACCCTCCCCCTTGAGAGGGGAGGGTCAGGTTGGGGGTGAGCTACGGAGATTTTCGAGTGAACCCACATGAAACGGGATTTCATAAAGGGCCATGAAAATCAGCGGGACAGGAATGTCCCGCCTATCCTCAATCAATATGTGGATAGGCGGGGTTTTCTTACCCCGCCGGAAGGGATTTTCGGATGAAATTGATGTCGTGATTGTTAACCGGAAGGAGGGGGATACCCGATGATGACAAATAAGAAGAAAGAGGAACTGAAAAAGATGCTGCTCGAAAAGAAACGTGTAATCTGGAATGATGTGAAAGAAAAGCTCTTTGAACAGCTCGGCAGAGAATATAAAAAGGAGATGGACACTGCTCTTGATGAAGGTGATAAGGCACTCACAGACCTTGCTGAGGAGACAGGTCTTACGCTTATAGATCTGAGAAAAGATACTCTTGAAAAGATTGAACATGCGCTTCAGAAACTTGAAGAGGGTTCTTATGGTATTTGTGCGGATTGTGATACAGAGATCAGTGAGGCACGTTTGAAGGCGCTCCCGTTTGCAGTTTATTGCATTGAATGTAAGCAGAAGAGAGAGGAACTTGAACAGATTGAAAAAGAACGCGAACGGTTCGGCTCTTCATCACATCATGAGGTTGGGGAGGAGATGCTATAGATTTTTTAATTCATCAATACCGAATATATTGATCTTGCTCAGGTCCCGGCCGGGAAAGAAACTTTGGAGCTGTCTGATAATAGTCTTCTTTGGGGCGAAGCTTGCCAGAAAGACATGAATCTTACCCTTAGAGCGGTCACGTATCTCCTCTAAGAACTTCAACTGGTGCTCCTTTTCTTTCATGTAGAATTTAACCTTGCACTCATAGCACTGGCCGGTCTCCTTGATAGGGTCCCATGCACCAATATCTATCTTTTGCCCCTCATCTTTTGACCTGTTCTTTCTTGTATCCCAGTCATCAATAATGACATAGCTGTCACGCCGTATAATGTTTTTTGGGTTGTAAGCATAATTATCTTTTATCCTGTGGAAGAGATATATCTCAGGGAAAAGGCTCCTCCTCTTCCCGAGTATTGAAAGCCCTTCCTCAGTCTGTGAGAAACTTGAATACAGGGAAAAAAGGTGTTTGAAAAAATCCATGAAAGTAGGGTCATTCTCAAGCATCTTTTTCTTTGCCCAGATTTTTACCTTATCAGGGAGCGTGGTAACACTGTTAAGGTCCATCAGGTCTTTTTCTTTAAAACAGAAGCAGATAATTGATGCGTAGTTGGAAAAGTCTTCACCCCTTTTAGAGAGGAGGAAGGAGTTTATGGCGCTTATGTCCTCATCTTCTTCTAATTCTCTTAAATATCGTTCACTTTTTTCGTCTACCGGGAACTCTACTCGCATTAGTGAATTCTTTCGTATCCATGGCAATCCTTGACGAGAATATTACAGGTGAAAACCCCATCTTGTCTGTTATAAGTGCTGTAATAGATGAGGAATGCGGAAGACACTGGTTAATGATTGATAGCTTGTTTTTCTGTATATTTATGAGTTTTGTTATTTCACCTGGGGTCATAGGCTCCGAAAGGGTAATTGCTGCGCCTATAACTATCTCTACCTTAAATGGGCCTTCTTTAGGGGAAAAGGTTATACTGTCTGTTACCTCAACGGAAAAGTGTTCGCTTTTTCTCTTAGGCAGGTTGACTTCATGAGATACGTCACGTTTGATCTCAAACTGTCTTAAAACATCCTCATGGATTACATCCGGCCTGCTGGCAGTAATGTTCTTGAGGTAACAGTCTATGTCTTTTATCTTCTCTATTATATCCAACGTAGGTAATTGTTACTAAGGTATTATTATTAATTTATTCCGGCAGTGCGTCTGTTTTCCCTGTTTTCTTTAATCCATCTGTTAAAGCCGACCGGAGGTCTGCGGCGTTCATGAAACCAGGGTTTTAAGGATATGGTGTTTCCATCAGTAAATTCTGCATCTGTAGTTGATGTGTGCAGATGAAGGTTTGTTACCCATTTATCCAGCATTAATTGATTCTTCTTTTTTGGCTTAATGGCAGTGGAGTTTTTCTTTAAAGACATGTGCATCATGTCTTTATCATAATATTCCGGTACTGATTCAAGCCACAACTGGTATTCAAAATCGCCTGAACCTTTCATATCTTCAAGGGCTGATGAGAAATAATCCCCTGTATGTGCAAGCCTGACAAGGTCTGTCATGTTATTTGCCTTTGAATTTTCAATAATATCCTGCAGGAGGGGTAATATCTCTTTTTCGAGTATTAACTTAAACCGTTTTGAATTACTTAAATCCTTCATCAAAGCGGATATCTTTTTAGTATCGGAGAGGTCCTTTGAAGTCAGTCTGTTTTGAAGGCCCGATTCCTTAACAACCTCTTCATTAACGTGTCCCAGGTATCTTAATATAAACAACCCTATTATTACCTTAGAGATGATTTCACTCAACTGCTTTTCAACTGAGGGACTTAAATGCCACAGGGCAAAGAGCCTGTCATAAGTAAGCTCTGAGATATTATGGATGAACCGCTCATCCTGTATTTTACTTAAAAGTTGTTTGAAGTCTTTCATAGTTGCAATTTAGACTAATTGAGTATGTGATGTCAAGCATTTATTTTGACAACACACTATTAATTTTTAAAATATATGGATATTTTATATGCAGGTTTCAGGCCATAAAGCTTGGTAGCTACCGGGTAGAGCGATGTATGCCCGATTTTACCTCCTGTAAATTAGACCACCATATTTCTTTTGTCATGGTTTTGGTGTCACTATCACCTGTTATTTAATCCCTTGACTTTGCCGAATGAAAAAACTATGATTCAGGCATAATGGATGTGACTATCAAACACAAAGATGTTGATAGATTCGTCCTTGACCTTCTCTCCTCCTTTGACGTTATCGCCCCGGTAGCCAGGGATGGACGTTTTATATTTGATAAGATAAATAGCCCGTCCGAGGTGTCTGCACAATATAACACTACAATTCTGCCGCCGGTAAAGTGGTTATATCCTGACAATGAAAAACTTCTTGAATTTAATCTTAAAGATATAAACAGCATGAAACCTGTTGTTCAGGCCAATAAGCAGGTGCTTACATTTATACATCCCTGTGACATTAATGCAATCAATATTATGGATGAAGTTCTGGCAGAAGAGCCTGCGGATGTGAACTATCTTGCCAGGAGGCGTGCTTCTGTAATCATCGGATATGAGTGCCTGAAGCCGTGTAAGGAGGATAATATTCTCTGTTTTGATAAGGGGTATCACATTGCATACAAAGGTTATGACCTCTTCTTTACTGACCTTGGTGAGAGATATTATGTAAATGTTGTAACGGATGCCGGCATGGAGATTGTTAATGGCTATGATTATTTTATAAGGGCGGGGTATGAAGACTGGTTAAGGCTGTTAAAGGTAAGAGAGGATAGGAAGAAGGGGT includes these proteins:
- a CDS encoding methionine adenosyltransferase, translated to MRDIFVERLTGSSVAERMVEIVERKGLGHPDSICDAIMEKVALALSREYKERFGTILHHNIDKGLLVAGGVERRFGGGRVTEPMRLIFGDRATFKVGNETIPIGDIAIATAKQWFRDNLRFVDPDNHVTYQVEIRQTSQELQDIFSREEGVFEANDTSAAVGYAPLTGTEITVLETEMYMNSNEFKERFPETGEDIKIMAFRKDSELALTVAMPFIDRYIADESDYFMKKDIVHKAIEEFVLDKCISSGKVVVYFNTLDRKGRGLNGLYLSVTGTSAEDADSGEVGRGNRVNGIIALNRPSAAEAAAGKNGVSHIGKIYNILTHKMAHKIYESVDGIKEIYVWLGSRIGNPVDQPAVISAQILPEHKASFAAVSKKVKDVIDRELSEMDVFCDELLEGKYPVC
- a CDS encoding TraR/DksA C4-type zinc finger protein — translated: MMTNKKKEELKKMLLEKKRVIWNDVKEKLFEQLGREYKKEMDTALDEGDKALTDLAEETGLTLIDLRKDTLEKIEHALQKLEEGSYGICADCDTEISEARLKALPFAVYCIECKQKREELEQIEKERERFGSSSHHEVGEEML
- a CDS encoding 4Fe-4S dicluster domain-containing protein gives rise to the protein MDVTIKHKDVDRFVLDLLSSFDVIAPVARDGRFIFDKINSPSEVSAQYNTTILPPVKWLYPDNEKLLEFNLKDINSMKPVVQANKQVLTFIHPCDINAINIMDEVLAEEPADVNYLARRRASVIIGYECLKPCKEDNILCFDKGYHIAYKGYDLFFTDLGERYYVNVVTDAGMEIVNGYDYFIRAGYEDWLRLLKVREDRKKGFKKSVNGDMEMLSHVLKESYNDEIWAIEGKKCVSCGACNIVCPTCYCFDVADEVCPDMEEGSRHRKLDGCQLRGFCKVATGENFRKSAAERVRHRVFKKEVYLKKRFGKSGCVGCGRCIEHCIAKISIVEIFNHVMGR